In Elaeis guineensis isolate ETL-2024a chromosome 1, EG11, whole genome shotgun sequence, a genomic segment contains:
- the LOC105039530 gene encoding cellulose synthase-like protein D4: MASNQPHNPSKKAIRNPGGAGSQSSRNTTGQTVKFARRTSSGRYVSLSREDIDMSGELSGDYTNYTVQIPPTPDNQPMDGMEPQSVAMKAEEQYVSNSLFTGGFNSVTRAHLMDKVIDSEVSHPQMAGAKGSKCAMPACDGKVMRNERGEDIDPCECRFKICRDCYMDAQKDGGTCPGCKEPYKIGDYEDEVPDFSAGALPLPAPGMSVMNSNKSLLMRSQTGDFDHNRWLFETKGTYGYGNAFWPKDGMYEDDIDGGTGDGIPEATDKPWKPLTRKIQMPAGIISPYRLLIVGRLIGLFFFLGWRVKHPNEEAMWLWGLSIVCELWFAFSWLLDVLPKLRPINRETDLSVLKDKFEMPSPDNPTGRSDLPGVDVFVSTADPEKEPPLVTANTILSILAVDYPVEKLACYVSDDGGALLTFEAMAEAASFANIWVPFCRKHDIEPRNPDSYFNVKGDPTKNKRRQDFVKDRRKVKREYDEFKVRINGLPDSIRRRSDAFNAREEMKMLKHMRESGGDPLEPIKVQKATWMADGTHWPGTWAFSAPDHSKGDHAGILQVMLKPPSADPLLGLPEEEQMIDFSDVDIRLPMMVYMSREKRPGYDHNKKAGAMNALVRASAVMSNGPFILNLDCDHYIYNCQAIREGMCFMMDRGGERICYIQFPQRFEGIDPSDRYANHNTVFFDGNMRALDGIQGPVYVGTGCMFRRFALYGFDPPSTVEYKGWFLKKEKKNMYPTDTETEMQSLKAEDFDGELNAALMPKRFGNSEALAESIPIAEFQGRPLADHPGIKYGRPPGALRVPRPPLDPHTVAEAVSVISCWYEDKTEWGDRVGWIYGSVTEDVVTGFRMHNRGWRSVYCITKRDAFRGSAPINLTDRLHQVLRWATGSVEIFFSRNNALLASSRLKFLQRVAYLNVGIYPFTSIFLLVYCFLPALSLFTGHFIVRTLSVAFLVYLLIITVFLICIAILEVKWSGVGLEEIWRNEQFWLISGTSAHFYAVVQGLLKVMAGIEISFTLTSKSAGDDVEDIYADLYIVKWTSLMIPPITIMMVNIIAIAFGFAKTVYSETPNWSKLMGGAFFSFWVLAHLYPFAKGLMGRRGKTPTIVFVWSGLIAITLSLLWISINPPEGGGAAAAGTFQFP; the protein is encoded by the exons ATGGCATCGAATCAACCACACAATCCATCGAAGAAGGCAATCCGCAACCCGGGAGGTGCCGGCTCTCAAAGCAGCCGGAACACGACCGGGCAGACGGTGAAGTTCGCGAGGAGGACGTCAAGCGGACGGTATGTGAGCCTCTCAAGGGAGGATATCGACATGTCAGGCGAGCTGTCGGGGGACTACACAAACTACACGGTCCAAATCCCTCCGACGCCCGACAACCAGCCAATGGACGGAATGGAGCCGCAATCCGTGGCAATGAAGGCCGAGGAGCAGTACGTGTCCAACTCGCTCTTCACCGGGGGATTCAACAGCGTCACCAGGGCACACCTCATGGACAAGGTGATCGATTCGGAGGTGAGCCACCCCCAGATGGCCGGTGCCAAGGGCTCCAAGTGTGCCATGCCTGCCTGCGATGGCAAGGTCATGCGGAACGAGCGGGGCGAGGATATCGATCCCTGTGAGTGCAG GTTCAAGATATGCAGAGACTGTTACATGGATGCCCAGAAGGATGGAGGCACATGCCCGGGCTGCAAGGAGCCCTACAAGATAGGAGACTACGAGGACGAAGTGCCCGACTTCAGTGCCGGCGCCCTCCCTCTCCCGGCCCCCGGCATGTCGGTGATGAACTCGAACAAGTCGCTGCTGATGCGGAGCCAGACGGGGGACTTCGACCATAATCGCTGGCTGTTCGAGACCAAGGGAACCTACGGCTACGGCAACGCCTTCTGGCCCAAGGACGGCATGTACGAAGATGACATCGATGGGGGCACGGGCGACGGCATCCCCGAGGCCACAGACAAGCCTTGGAAGCCCCTCACTAGGAAAATTCAGATGCCTGCTGGCATCATCAGCCCTTACAG GCTGCTTATAGTTGGTCGGCTGATCGGCCTCTTCTTCTTCCTGGGGTGGAGAGTGAAGCATCCCAATGAAGAAGCAATGTGGCTGTGGGGACTGTCGATCGTGTGCGAGCTTTGGTTCGCCTTCTCCTGGCTGCTTGATGTGCTCCCAAAGCTGCGCCCCATCAACAGGGAAACCGATCTATCAGTCCTCAAGGACAAATTCGAGATGCCGTCCCCTGACAACCCCACCGGGCGGTCCGACCTCCCCGGAGTCGATGTGTTCGTGTCGACAGCCGATCCGGAGAAGGAACCGCCGCTCGTTACCGCGAACACCATCCTATCAATTCTGGCCGTGGACTACCCGGTGGAGAAGCTGGCATGCTACGTATCAGACGATGGAGGGGCTCTCCTCACCTTCGAGGCCATGGCGGAGGCCGCCAGTTTTGCCAACATCTGGGTTCCCTTCTGCCGGAAGCATGACATCGAGCCGAGGAACCCGGACAGTTACTTCAATGTGAAGGGTGATCCGACCAAGAACAAGAGAAGGCAAGACTTCGTGAAGGATCGGAGGAAGGTGAAGAGGGAGTACGACGAATTCAAGGTGAGGATCAATGGCCTGCCGGATTCCATCCGGAGACGGTCCGACGCGTTCAATGCCCGGGAGGAAATGAAGATGTTGAAGCACATGAGGGAGAGCGGTGGCGACCCGCTCGAGCCGATCAAGGTCCAGAAAGCTACGTGGATGGCCGATGGGACCCATTGGCCTGGGACTTGGGCCTTTTCCGCCCCCGACCACTCCAAAGGAGATCACGCCGGCATCCTCCAG GTGATGCTGAAGCCACCTTCGGCTGATCCACTTTTGGGGCTGCCGGAGGAGGAGCAGATGATCGACTTCAGCGATGTGGACATCCGGCTGCCGATGATGGTGTATATGTCGCGGGAGAAGCGGCCGGGGTACGACCACAACAAGAAGGCTGGGGCGATGAATGCGCTGGTGCGTGCATCGGCCGTCATGTCCAATGGTCCCTTCATCCTGAACCTGGACTGCGACCACTATATCTACAATTGCCAGGCCATCCGCGAGGGCATGTGCTTCATGATGGACCGCGGCGGCGAGCGCATCTGCTACATCCAGTTCCCCCAGCGGTTCGAGGGCATCGACCCTTCCGACCGCTATGCCAACCACAACACCGTCTTCTTTGATGGCAACATGCGCGCCCTGGATGGCATCCAG GGCCCGGTGTACGTGGGAACTGGCTGCATGTTTCGGCGATTTGCGTTGTACGGGTTCGACCCTCCAAGTACGGTGGAATACAAAGGGTGGTTcctcaagaaagaaaagaaaaatatgtaTCCCACGGACACGGAGACAGAGATGCAGTCGCTGAAGGCCGAGGATTTTGATGGGGAACTTAATGCAGCGCTCATGCCTAAGCGCTTTGGCAACTCGGAAGCGCTTGCGGAGTCCATTCCAATCGCCGAGTTCCAGGGCCGGCCGCTGGCGGATCACCCGGGGATCAAGTATGGCCGTCCACCCGGTGCCCTCAGGGTCCCTCGCCCGCCCCTCGATCCTCACACCGTTGCCGAGGCCGTCTCGGTCATCTCTTGCTG GTACGAGGACAAGACGGAGTGGGGGGACCGTGTGGGGTGGATCTATGGGTCGGTGACGGAGGACGTGGTGACGGGGTTCAGGATGCACAACCGGGGGTGGCGGTCCGTGTACTGCATCACCAAGCGCGACGCCTTCCGAGGGTCGGCCCCCATCAACCTGACGGACCGGCTGCACCAGGTGCTCCGCTGGGCCACCGGCTCCGTGGAGATCTTCTTCTCGCGCAACAACGCCCTCCTCGCCTCCTCCCGGCTCAAGTTCCTCCAGCGCGTCGCCTACCTCAACGTCGGCATCTACCCATTCACCTCCATCTTTCTCCTCGTCTACTGCTTCCTCCCCGCCCTCTCCCTCTTCACCGGCCACTTCATCGTGCGGACCCTCAGTGTCGCCTTCCTCGTCTACCTCCTCATCATCACCGTCTTCCTCATCTGCATCGCCATTCTGGAGGTCAAGTGGTCCGGTGTCGGCCTCGAGGAGATCTGGCGGAACGAGCAGTTCTGGCTCATCTCCGGCACCAGCGCCCACTTCTACGCCGTCGTCCAAGGCCTCCTCAAGGTGATGGCTGGGATCGAGATCTCCTTCACCCTCACCTCCAAATCAGCCGGGGATGACGTGGAGGACATCTACGCCGACCTCTACATCGTCAAGTGGACGTCGCTCATGATACCACCCATCACCATCATGATGGTGAACATCATCGCGATTGCTTTCGGGTTCGCCAAGACCGTGTACAGCGAGACGCCCAACTGGAGCAAGCTCATGGGAGGAGCTTTCTTCAGCTTCTGGGTGCTGGCCCATCTCTACCCCTTCGCCAAGGGATTGATGGGAAGACGAGGGAAGACGCCCACGATTGTGTTTGTGTGGTCGGGGCTGATCGCCATCACCTTGTCGTTGCTTTGGATCTCGATCAACCCACCAGAGGGTGGGGGGGCGGCTGCAGCTGGCACCTTTCAGTTTCCATGA